A window of Haloarchaeobius litoreus contains these coding sequences:
- a CDS encoding archaea-specific SMC-related protein, translated as MSRADTTGSAATVVAENIGGISSTEVEIPPGVTVLTGRNATNRTSFLQTIMAGVGSTDVSLKGDADEGSVELELDGTTYRRTLSRTDGTVSFGGEPYLDDASVADLFAFLLESNAARQAVVRDDDLRELLMRPVDTDEIKAEIDRLERERDEVESELEAIGTLKGELPGLEAQKSELVSEIDAKRAELEDVEAEIESMDADVDESRAEKQELESRLDELRTLRSQLDDVRSDIDIEEESIASLRSERAELQETREALPDAPMGEHEQIERDISRLHEEKQQLEATVSDLQGVIQFNEEMLDGEQSAVGGALDPNDGSTGAVTDRLLEDEEVVCWTCGSEVPEERIEQMLEQLRDVRQGHTADIREREAELDELRSEQREREEQQRRRDQVEQQLTDIENELDDREARLADLRARREELNEQIETTESAVRQLESEEFSDILERHKEANQIEFELGRLESDLDDVTDRITEIEDRLAEESELQRQRETLQSELEDQRTRIDRMEQEAVEEFNDRMADILEMLDYDNLARIWIERVQRTVREGRRNVEKTVFEMHIVRTTESGATYEDTVDHLSESEREVTGLTFALAGYLVHDLHETVPFMLLDSLEAIDSERIADLVSYFSEYPTYLVVALLPEDAQALSPAYTRITEI; from the coding sequence ATGTCACGGGCCGATACGACCGGGTCAGCCGCGACAGTCGTCGCAGAGAACATCGGCGGTATCTCCAGCACCGAGGTCGAGATTCCCCCCGGCGTCACCGTGCTCACGGGTCGGAACGCGACGAACCGGACGTCGTTCCTCCAGACGATAATGGCGGGCGTGGGCAGCACCGACGTCTCGCTCAAAGGGGATGCCGACGAGGGGTCGGTCGAGCTCGAACTGGACGGGACGACGTACCGGCGAACGCTCAGCCGAACCGACGGAACCGTCAGCTTCGGAGGTGAACCGTATCTCGACGACGCGTCCGTCGCCGACCTCTTCGCGTTCCTGCTCGAGTCGAACGCGGCCCGCCAGGCCGTCGTTCGCGACGACGACCTCCGGGAGTTGCTCATGCGACCGGTCGATACGGACGAGATCAAAGCCGAGATCGACCGCCTCGAACGCGAACGGGACGAGGTCGAGTCCGAGCTCGAAGCGATCGGGACGCTGAAGGGTGAACTGCCCGGCCTCGAGGCGCAGAAGTCGGAGCTGGTGTCCGAGATCGACGCCAAGCGAGCGGAGCTCGAGGACGTCGAAGCCGAGATCGAGTCGATGGACGCCGACGTCGACGAATCCCGGGCGGAGAAACAGGAGCTCGAATCACGGCTCGACGAACTCCGGACGCTCCGGTCCCAGCTGGACGACGTGCGGTCCGATATCGACATCGAGGAGGAGAGCATCGCATCCCTGCGGAGCGAACGCGCGGAGTTACAGGAGACACGGGAGGCGTTGCCGGACGCCCCGATGGGGGAGCACGAACAGATCGAGCGGGACATCAGCCGACTCCACGAGGAGAAACAGCAGCTTGAGGCGACGGTCAGCGATCTCCAGGGCGTCATCCAGTTCAACGAGGAGATGCTGGACGGTGAGCAGTCGGCCGTCGGGGGCGCGCTCGACCCGAACGACGGGTCGACCGGTGCTGTCACGGATCGGCTGCTCGAAGACGAGGAGGTCGTCTGCTGGACCTGCGGGAGCGAGGTGCCGGAGGAGCGGATCGAGCAGATGCTCGAACAACTGCGTGACGTTCGGCAGGGGCACACCGCCGATATTCGAGAGCGAGAGGCCGAACTCGACGAGTTACGCTCCGAACAGCGCGAACGGGAGGAACAGCAACGGCGTCGTGACCAGGTCGAGCAGCAGTTGACGGACATCGAGAACGAACTCGACGACAGGGAGGCCCGACTGGCGGACCTCCGCGCCCGCAGGGAGGAGCTCAACGAGCAGATAGAGACCACCGAGTCGGCGGTCAGGCAACTGGAGTCGGAGGAGTTCTCCGACATCCTCGAACGCCACAAGGAGGCGAATCAGATCGAGTTCGAACTCGGGCGGCTGGAGTCGGACCTCGACGACGTGACCGACCGGATCACGGAGATCGAGGATCGACTGGCCGAGGAGTCCGAACTGCAGCGGCAGCGAGAGACGCTCCAGTCGGAACTCGAAGACCAGCGGACCCGAATCGACCGCATGGAACAGGAGGCGGTCGAAGAGTTCAACGACCGGATGGCGGACATCCTGGAGATGCTGGACTACGACAACCTCGCACGGATCTGGATCGAGCGTGTCCAGCGGACCGTTCGAGAGGGACGACGCAACGTCGAGAAGACGGTGTTCGAGATGCACATCGTCCGGACGACCGAGTCGGGCGCGACCTACGAGGACACGGTCGACCACCTCTCGGAGAGCGAGCGCGAGGTGACGGGGTTGACGTTCGCGCTGGCGGGGTATCTCGTCCACGACCTCCACGAGACGGTCCCGTTCATGTTGCTGGATTCGCTGGAGGCGATCGACTCCGAACGAATCGCCGACCTCGTGTCGTACTTCTCGGAGTATCCGACGTACCTCGTCGTCGCGCTGCTCCCCGAGGACGCCCAGGCGCTCTCGCCGGCGTACACCCGAATCACCGAAATCTGA
- the rdfA gene encoding rod-determining factor RdfA, producing MPSNADEDAGDRVNSKVARLIEQYGLGERFGDQLEARWTADGDQRESLRALADRFNKRLLDAALHDADVSSVDGEVDNLYRLLTSDDVSSGNRTEAQQRLEQNGVDIDQLERDFVTYQAVRSYLTAYRGAEYDRGDDDETRVDNVIETIQRLTSRTRSVAEKSIDQLDSTDRLSIGEYRLFIDISVLCEDCDTQYGLIELLREGSCECQSG from the coding sequence ATGCCTTCGAACGCCGACGAGGACGCGGGTGACAGGGTGAACAGCAAGGTTGCACGCCTCATCGAGCAGTACGGCCTCGGCGAGCGGTTCGGCGACCAGCTCGAAGCGCGCTGGACGGCGGACGGCGACCAGCGGGAGAGTCTCCGCGCCCTGGCCGACCGGTTCAACAAGCGACTGCTCGACGCCGCGCTGCACGACGCGGACGTGTCGTCGGTCGACGGCGAGGTCGACAACCTGTACCGGCTGTTGACGAGCGACGACGTCAGCAGCGGGAACCGAACGGAGGCCCAGCAGCGACTCGAGCAGAACGGCGTAGACATCGACCAGCTCGAGCGCGATTTCGTCACGTATCAGGCGGTCCGCTCCTACCTCACGGCGTATCGGGGCGCCGAGTACGACCGAGGCGACGACGACGAGACACGCGTCGACAACGTGATCGAAACCATCCAGCGTCTCACGTCGCGAACCCGCTCGGTCGCCGAGAAGAGCATCGACCAGCTCGATTCGACCGACCGGCTCTCCATCGGGGAGTACCGTCTCTTCATCGACATCAGCGTCCTCTGCGAGGACTGCGACACGCAGTACGGTCTGATCGAACTCCTGCGCGAGGGGAGCTGTGAGTGCCAGTCCGGATAG
- a CDS encoding IclR family transcriptional regulator encodes MGTPAKNPIKSTETTFRIVEALHSLDGAGVSELAEHTDLPRSTVHNYLSTLEQEEYVVNDGGQYEVGIRFLELGAYARNRRQIYNIAEPEVARLADETDELANFLIEEHGRGTYLQRARGEAAVQVEAHVGTRVSLHSTALGKSILAHLPESRVDEIIEMHGLEQTTPKTVTDRDELFDQLADIRERGYAFDDEERLKGLRCVAAPVLSNDNRVLGAVSVSGPSHRIRDDRFRNTLPEKVLETVNVIELNVTYS; translated from the coding sequence ATGGGAACGCCAGCCAAGAATCCGATCAAATCCACCGAGACGACGTTCCGGATCGTCGAGGCACTCCACTCGCTCGACGGCGCGGGCGTGTCGGAGCTCGCTGAGCACACCGACCTCCCGCGCAGTACGGTCCACAACTACCTCAGTACGCTCGAACAGGAGGAGTACGTGGTCAACGACGGGGGACAGTACGAGGTCGGCATCCGGTTCCTGGAACTGGGTGCGTACGCGCGGAACCGACGGCAGATATACAACATCGCGGAGCCCGAGGTCGCCCGGCTGGCCGACGAGACGGACGAACTTGCGAACTTCCTCATCGAGGAGCACGGACGAGGGACGTACCTCCAGCGAGCCCGGGGGGAGGCGGCGGTGCAGGTGGAAGCCCACGTCGGGACGCGCGTCTCGCTCCACTCGACGGCGCTCGGGAAGTCGATTCTGGCGCATCTCCCCGAGTCCAGGGTCGACGAGATCATCGAGATGCACGGGCTGGAACAGACGACGCCGAAGACGGTCACGGACCGGGACGAACTATTCGACCAGCTCGCGGACATCCGCGAGCGTGGCTACGCCTTCGACGACGAGGAGCGACTGAAGGGCCTCCGCTGTGTCGCGGCTCCGGTCCTGAGCAACGACAACCGCGTTCTCGGTGCGGTCAGCGTCTCCGGTCCCTCGCATCGCATCCGTGACGACCGGTTCCGGAACACCCTCCCGGAGAAGGTGCTCGAGACCGTCAACGTCATCGAACTCAACGTCACGTACTCGTGA
- a CDS encoding aldehyde dehydrogenase family protein, with product MRASASYIDGQWLEPDAGTTFEVRNPADTTDLVATCRQADADDADRAVAAAAAVTDDWAGMSGADRGAILRRTSQELGARKDELTDLLSREEGKTLAEAEGEVQRAVDIFAYYAEKALDVGGTVKSAGGPDATLSTRREPLGVAGLITPWNYPIAIPAWKIAPALAAGNTVVFKPALQAPLVGGAIVECLDDAGVPDGVVNYVLGSGSEVGDAIVTHEDVDAISFTGSAAVGTQVYEAATADQKRAQCEMGGKNPTIVTDSADIETAVDIVGSGAFGVTGQACTACSRAIVTTDQYDEFLDGIVEYAEGLRIGDGRAGADMGPHVSESELEGTLRYVDVGRTEGATLATGGGVPDDEAHADGHFVEPTVFADVDPGMRIAQEEVFGPVLSVIEVDDFDEAIAVANDVEYGLSASVLTNDLDQAHRFVDEIEAGVAKVNEKTTGLALHVPFGGYKRSSTDTYREQGDAALDFYTSTKTVYLNY from the coding sequence GTCGCGACCTGCCGGCAGGCGGACGCCGACGACGCCGACCGGGCGGTCGCAGCCGCCGCGGCGGTGACCGACGACTGGGCCGGGATGTCCGGCGCCGACCGCGGTGCGATCCTGCGACGGACGTCGCAGGAGCTCGGTGCCCGAAAGGACGAACTCACGGACCTGCTCAGTCGAGAGGAGGGGAAGACCCTCGCGGAGGCCGAAGGGGAGGTCCAGCGCGCGGTCGACATCTTCGCCTACTACGCGGAGAAGGCACTCGACGTGGGCGGGACCGTCAAGTCGGCGGGCGGGCCGGACGCGACGCTGTCGACCCGGCGCGAACCCCTCGGGGTCGCCGGGCTGATCACGCCGTGGAACTATCCCATCGCCATCCCCGCGTGGAAGATCGCGCCGGCGCTCGCGGCTGGAAACACGGTCGTGTTCAAACCTGCACTCCAGGCCCCGCTCGTGGGCGGCGCAATCGTCGAGTGCCTCGACGACGCCGGCGTCCCCGACGGCGTGGTCAACTACGTCCTCGGGTCGGGCAGCGAGGTCGGCGACGCCATCGTGACCCACGAGGACGTCGACGCCATCTCGTTCACCGGCAGCGCAGCTGTCGGGACACAGGTGTACGAGGCCGCGACGGCGGACCAGAAGCGCGCGCAATGCGAGATGGGCGGCAAGAACCCGACAATCGTCACCGACAGCGCCGACATCGAGACGGCGGTCGACATCGTCGGTTCCGGTGCGTTCGGTGTCACCGGACAGGCCTGTACCGCCTGTTCGCGGGCCATCGTGACGACCGACCAGTACGACGAGTTCCTCGATGGCATCGTCGAGTACGCCGAGGGGCTGCGTATCGGTGACGGGCGTGCCGGTGCGGACATGGGACCGCACGTCAGCGAGTCCGAACTGGAGGGCACACTGCGGTACGTCGACGTCGGCCGAACGGAGGGGGCGACGCTGGCGACCGGTGGTGGCGTCCCCGACGACGAGGCACACGCGGACGGCCATTTCGTCGAACCGACCGTCTTCGCCGACGTCGATCCCGGGATGCGTATCGCACAGGAGGAGGTGTTCGGCCCGGTGCTCTCGGTCATCGAGGTGGACGACTTCGACGAGGCGATCGCGGTCGCGAACGACGTCGAGTACGGCCTGTCGGCGAGTGTGCTGACGAACGACCTCGACCAGGCCCACCGGTTCGTCGACGAGATCGAGGCCGGCGTCGCGAAGGTCAACGAGAAGACCACGGGTCTCGCACTCCACGTGCCCTTCGGTGGGTACAAACGCTCCTCGACGGACACGTACCGCGAGCAGGGCGACGCCGCACTCGACTTCTACACGTCGACGAAGACGGTGTATCTGAACTACTGA
- a CDS encoding PAS domain S-box protein, with protein sequence MPASDHAVLVVGGGSGVVTLLSRYREACGGDVSWREISDPREADSRGYELAFVDRSVETDFVESVEALGSGAGGCPVVAVVGDDDDASAILDAGATVTVGRQTLVETSPAFLDRLLPSGTTGTAGSVDETSAGGWDADLESVFETVPDAVAVAELESGELVHVTRRYAGLVGQDREDLLGANFETLAAEPSGLTPLSARDEVVSSNDPVRLEWPVETDGGDRRWLESSVHLTTVAGERRLVSTAREVTARHAERPQVADIMAESPTATTFHDPETGAILEASTRFAELVGAEDRDAVLGAGLGAVAPAASSETLASLRGIIQRVGESARMEVTDWATDGADGRSIRFQVFVTPGVMGDERCVICQWSDVTERRELEETYQELFENVSDGLVVHEPGSGEIVEVNGRFCEMMGYERDDLLGERVDVIIANDSGYSYERARRLIGRAEAEGPQLFEWRNEHADGHTFPVEVHLSLVEIRGRERVLASVRDITRRKRREREFEQIFNNVNDAIAVHDPETGEFVDVNDTYVEQFGYDVETIRELGVAGLSLTEDGFTADRGDEILGRVDETGEPETVEWRVEHADGEERVYEVNATAATIDGENRVLTINRDITERRRREREYEQIFDGVNDAITVHDPWAEEMLDANQTLCNLVGYDRETVLERGIDGISVADQGFTEERGYELQRAVAETGEPRTAEWRVETVDGERRVLETNVTPATIGGEQRVLVLSRDVTERRRRRRQLELIVGRIDEAVALSEDAATIGRPEYVSPVIEEIFGLPHEELAADTTALRERIHEDDRNGYESALASMVADIEAGTPDDRYDVEFRYHHPDDELRWIHLTAYPMPDVEGYGRVAVFEDITERKRREREYEQIFDAVIDGITVHDPETGEIVAANEAMADLVGYDQSAMVGMDIEDLSPVEAGYTNERGKEIIDRVMDRGEAEVVEWAAETVDSDIRWLEVKATPAVIGGQERYLAIDRDVTERKKREEELRRTQRQFRQISEAVDEVIHLADADLSETYYISPAYEDIWGRPVDEMYEDPYAFEETVHPDDREAFLSFLDRVTTELTDPDIEEDDQYSYDYRVQRDDGEVRWISGRLYPIRNDEGEVIRLVSVNRDMTETKQRQQTLESFQEATAELTTAESAADACRTAVDAASDVFDLDSVAVHLHDEETGRLVPAAGTAALGGTDTLPDWGAADTVPWETFVDERVLRVDPDAESAFGFGPSEEVVAVPLSGHGVMTLWSDEDEAVESAHLIAATLEGALNHVVGERRLESQREELEAQTRRADQLERIAELNRRIEAAITDQSTRAGVERAVCDRLVDIEPFVHAWVAEGATGEGPLEPRATAGLSRETVDQWLHQGLDGDQDRHTAREAWETNDVTVEAGLVGTTRGDWRRDLLRRGVQAVCAVPLSYEGIVQGVLVVHASEPAAFEGPTRETLDQLGSSIGYAVTAIERRRALESDETFELEFRDDDASLPFARLAEETGCQVHHDRTVRRQDGSIRVVYRVVGEVPSDVESVAEETLPGETTVLSDEDDTAIVERTGTTWFGSIISEYGGVLRRGHATPDRTTIVLELPTEANTRRFVRRLEETIPGIHLHAQRQQAASDPVPGELTERVERRLSPRQAEALATAFRMGYFDWPRDHSGEDVADEMGITQPTLNKHLRVGERKVLELVLEVLDSGTEV encoded by the coding sequence ATGCCAGCAAGCGACCATGCGGTCCTGGTCGTCGGCGGGGGGTCGGGGGTGGTTACCCTTCTCTCGAGATACCGCGAGGCGTGTGGGGGCGACGTGTCGTGGAGGGAGATCTCTGACCCACGTGAGGCCGATTCCAGGGGGTACGAGCTCGCGTTCGTCGACCGATCAGTCGAGACCGACTTCGTCGAAAGCGTCGAGGCGCTCGGCTCGGGGGCCGGGGGCTGTCCGGTCGTCGCCGTCGTCGGGGATGACGACGACGCGTCGGCAATCCTCGACGCCGGGGCGACGGTCACCGTCGGGCGACAAACGCTGGTCGAGACGTCGCCGGCGTTTCTCGACCGACTTCTCCCGTCAGGGACGACAGGGACCGCCGGGTCTGTCGACGAAACTAGCGCCGGCGGGTGGGACGCTGACCTCGAGTCCGTCTTCGAGACGGTCCCGGACGCGGTCGCCGTCGCCGAGCTCGAGTCCGGCGAACTCGTCCACGTCACTCGACGATACGCCGGTCTCGTCGGCCAGGACCGTGAAGACCTGCTGGGTGCGAACTTCGAAACGCTCGCCGCAGAGCCAAGCGGGCTGACGCCGCTTTCGGCTCGCGACGAGGTGGTGTCGAGTAACGACCCGGTTCGTCTCGAGTGGCCGGTCGAGACCGACGGGGGCGACCGCCGGTGGCTCGAATCCAGCGTCCATCTGACGACGGTCGCGGGCGAGCGGCGACTCGTTTCGACGGCACGCGAGGTGACCGCACGACACGCGGAGCGACCCCAGGTGGCGGATATCATGGCCGAGTCCCCGACGGCGACGACGTTTCACGACCCGGAGACGGGCGCGATTCTCGAGGCGAGCACCCGGTTCGCCGAACTGGTCGGGGCCGAGGACCGCGACGCCGTCCTGGGTGCGGGCCTGGGGGCCGTCGCGCCAGCCGCCAGCTCGGAGACGCTGGCGTCGCTCCGCGGCATCATCCAGCGGGTGGGGGAGAGTGCCCGAATGGAGGTGACCGACTGGGCCACGGACGGGGCCGACGGACGGTCCATCCGGTTCCAGGTGTTCGTCACTCCGGGCGTGATGGGCGACGAACGATGCGTCATCTGCCAGTGGTCGGACGTGACCGAACGGAGGGAGCTCGAGGAGACCTACCAGGAGCTGTTCGAGAACGTGAGCGACGGGCTCGTCGTACACGAGCCGGGTTCCGGGGAGATCGTCGAGGTGAACGGACGGTTCTGTGAGATGATGGGCTACGAGCGCGACGACCTCTTGGGGGAGCGCGTCGACGTCATCATCGCGAACGACAGCGGGTACTCGTACGAACGCGCCCGGAGGCTCATCGGCCGGGCCGAGGCAGAGGGCCCACAGCTGTTCGAGTGGCGCAACGAACACGCCGACGGGCACACGTTCCCGGTGGAGGTCCACCTTTCGCTGGTCGAGATACGCGGGAGAGAGCGTGTCCTTGCGAGCGTCCGTGATATCACCAGGCGGAAGCGCCGCGAGCGCGAGTTCGAGCAGATATTCAACAACGTGAACGACGCCATCGCCGTCCACGACCCTGAGACCGGCGAGTTCGTCGACGTCAACGACACCTACGTCGAACAGTTCGGGTACGATGTCGAGACGATCCGAGAGCTCGGTGTGGCGGGACTCAGCCTGACGGAGGACGGCTTCACGGCGGACCGTGGGGACGAGATCCTCGGTCGCGTCGACGAGACCGGCGAGCCGGAGACCGTCGAGTGGCGGGTCGAACACGCAGACGGCGAGGAACGAGTGTACGAGGTGAACGCGACTGCGGCGACCATCGACGGCGAGAACCGCGTTTTGACCATCAATCGGGACATCACGGAGCGCAGGCGGCGAGAGCGCGAGTACGAGCAGATTTTCGACGGTGTCAACGACGCGATCACGGTCCACGACCCGTGGGCCGAGGAGATGCTGGACGCGAATCAGACGCTCTGTAACCTCGTCGGCTACGACCGGGAGACCGTGCTCGAGCGCGGAATCGACGGGATTTCGGTGGCAGACCAGGGGTTCACCGAGGAGCGTGGCTACGAGCTCCAGCGGGCGGTCGCGGAGACCGGCGAGCCGAGGACGGCCGAGTGGCGGGTCGAGACGGTGGACGGAGAGCGACGCGTGCTGGAGACGAACGTCACTCCGGCGACCATCGGCGGCGAGCAGCGCGTGCTCGTGCTGTCGCGCGACGTGACGGAACGGCGACGACGCAGGCGGCAACTCGAACTCATCGTCGGCCGAATCGACGAGGCCGTGGCGCTCTCCGAGGATGCCGCCACGATCGGGCGACCGGAGTACGTCAGCCCTGTCATCGAGGAGATATTCGGGCTACCACACGAGGAACTGGCAGCGGATACGACAGCCCTCCGCGAGCGCATCCACGAGGACGACCGGAACGGGTACGAGTCCGCGCTCGCGTCGATGGTTGCCGACATCGAGGCCGGGACGCCGGACGACAGATACGACGTCGAGTTCAGGTATCACCATCCCGACGACGAACTGCGGTGGATTCACCTGACCGCGTACCCGATGCCGGACGTCGAGGGGTACGGTCGTGTCGCCGTGTTCGAGGACATCACCGAGCGAAAGCGACGCGAGCGTGAGTACGAGCAGATCTTCGATGCGGTCATCGACGGAATCACGGTCCACGATCCGGAGACGGGGGAGATCGTGGCCGCGAACGAGGCGATGGCCGACCTCGTGGGGTACGACCAGTCGGCGATGGTCGGGATGGATATCGAGGACCTCAGTCCCGTGGAGGCCGGCTACACGAACGAGCGGGGCAAGGAGATCATCGACCGGGTCATGGACCGAGGTGAGGCGGAGGTCGTGGAGTGGGCCGCAGAGACGGTAGACAGCGACATCCGCTGGCTCGAGGTGAAGGCCACGCCGGCCGTCATCGGCGGGCAGGAGCGCTACCTCGCCATCGACCGGGACGTCACGGAGCGGAAGAAGCGAGAGGAGGAGCTACGGCGAACGCAGCGACAGTTCAGGCAGATATCCGAGGCCGTCGACGAGGTCATCCACCTCGCGGACGCGGACCTCTCGGAGACGTACTACATCAGTCCGGCCTACGAGGACATCTGGGGTCGTCCCGTCGACGAGATGTACGAGGACCCGTACGCGTTCGAAGAGACGGTCCACCCCGACGACCGTGAGGCGTTCCTCTCGTTCCTCGACCGGGTGACGACGGAGCTCACGGATCCCGATATCGAGGAGGACGACCAGTACAGCTACGACTACCGCGTGCAGCGTGACGACGGCGAGGTCAGGTGGATATCGGGGCGGCTCTACCCGATACGCAACGACGAGGGTGAGGTGATTCGCCTGGTGTCGGTGAACCGCGACATGACGGAGACGAAGCAGCGTCAGCAGACGCTCGAGTCGTTCCAGGAGGCGACTGCGGAGCTGACGACGGCCGAGTCCGCGGCCGACGCCTGCCGGACCGCCGTCGACGCGGCCTCGGACGTGTTCGACCTCGACTCCGTCGCGGTGCACCTGCACGACGAGGAGACGGGTCGGCTGGTTCCTGCTGCGGGGACTGCGGCTCTCGGTGGGACCGACACCCTCCCCGACTGGGGGGCGGCGGACACCGTCCCGTGGGAGACGTTCGTCGACGAGCGAGTCCTGCGTGTGGACCCCGATGCCGAGTCCGCGTTCGGGTTCGGCCCGAGCGAGGAGGTCGTCGCGGTGCCGCTCTCGGGGCACGGGGTGATGACCCTGTGGTCGGACGAGGATGAGGCGGTGGAGTCCGCCCACCTCATCGCGGCGACCCTCGAAGGGGCGCTCAACCACGTCGTCGGCGAGCGCCGGCTGGAGTCCCAGCGGGAGGAGCTGGAAGCACAGACCCGTCGAGCGGACCAACTGGAGCGAATCGCCGAGTTGAACCGGCGAATCGAGGCCGCCATCACGGACCAGTCGACGCGAGCGGGCGTCGAACGGGCGGTGTGTGACCGTCTCGTCGATATCGAGCCATTCGTCCACGCCTGGGTGGCGGAGGGAGCGACGGGTGAGGGACCACTCGAACCCAGAGCGACGGCCGGTCTTTCGAGAGAGACGGTCGACCAGTGGCTCCACCAGGGGTTAGACGGGGACCAGGACCGCCACACGGCCAGGGAGGCGTGGGAAACGAACGATGTGACCGTCGAAGCGGGCCTCGTCGGCACAACGAGGGGTGACTGGCGACGCGACCTCCTCCGACGGGGGGTGCAAGCGGTCTGTGCCGTGCCGCTCTCGTACGAGGGAATCGTCCAAGGTGTGCTCGTGGTTCACGCGAGCGAGCCAGCCGCCTTCGAGGGGCCGACGCGGGAGACGCTCGACCAGCTCGGCAGCTCCATCGGCTACGCCGTGACCGCAATCGAGCGACGCCGTGCACTCGAGTCGGACGAGACGTTCGAACTGGAGTTCCGCGACGACGACGCCTCACTGCCCTTCGCCAGACTCGCGGAGGAGACCGGCTGTCAGGTCCACCACGACCGGACGGTCCGGCGACAGGACGGCTCCATCAGGGTCGTGTACCGGGTCGTCGGCGAGGTGCCGTCGGACGTGGAGTCCGTCGCCGAGGAGACGCTCCCGGGCGAGACGACGGTCCTCTCCGACGAGGACGACACGGCGATCGTAGAGCGGACCGGCACGACCTGGTTCGGCTCCATCATCTCCGAGTACGGGGGCGTGCTTCGGCGGGGGCACGCGACCCCCGACCGGACGACCATCGTCCTCGAACTCCCGACAGAGGCGAACACGCGCCGGTTCGTCCGTCGGCTGGAGGAGACGATACCGGGAATCCACCTCCACGCACAGCGCCAGCAGGCGGCGAGCGACCCGGTCCCCGGTGAACTGACGGAGCGCGTCGAGCGGCGGCTCTCGCCGCGCCAGGCCGAGGCGCTTGCGACCGCGTTCCGGATGGGCTACTTCGACTGGCCGAGGGACCACAGTGGCGAGGACGTGGCCGACGAGATGGGCATCACCCAGCCAACCCTGAACAAGCATCTCCGGGTCGGCGAGCGGAAGGTCCTCGAACTAGTCCTCGAGGTGCTCGACTCCGGTACCGAGGTGTAA
- a CDS encoding ArsR/SmtB family transcription factor yields MTAAGQLQRRRERRDSAPAAADPPENADTWCFTATDDAASEILDLLNDEYTRRILERLSETPRPARTLIRRCDASKPTVYRRLNRLEEHGLIDVDIEFDDGGHHRKVYCSRLVSATFQLDDGSPTVQVTVDEPSADYHHNPTRRSR; encoded by the coding sequence ATGACCGCCGCTGGACAGCTCCAGCGTCGGCGCGAACGCCGGGACTCTGCTCCCGCAGCCGCGGACCCTCCTGAGAACGCCGATACATGGTGTTTCACCGCGACCGACGACGCTGCGTCGGAGATCCTGGATCTGCTGAATGACGAGTACACCCGCCGAATCCTGGAGAGACTCTCCGAAACTCCCCGGCCCGCCCGGACGCTGATTCGGCGGTGCGACGCTTCCAAACCCACGGTGTATCGGCGCCTGAACCGGCTCGAGGAGCACGGACTGATCGACGTCGATATCGAGTTCGATGACGGCGGTCACCACCGAAAGGTGTACTGCTCGAGACTCGTCAGTGCCACCTTCCAGCTGGACGACGGCTCTCCGACGGTTCAGGTCACCGTCGACGAGCCTTCCGCGGACTATCACCACAACCCCACCAGACGTTCCCGCTGA